The proteins below are encoded in one region of Helianthus annuus cultivar XRQ/B chromosome 2, HanXRQr2.0-SUNRISE, whole genome shotgun sequence:
- the LOC110939941 gene encoding protein NLP8, protein MIPELELSEFLQIFSPISLHHRERKSDKNPWVFWRESEGCENNSSSADLATTPMFHEMIKSALSNTKSYSGFFVQFWAPVTIDSRRLLSTSDQPFAVMDLSNNFAMRRLHSEKFKYNIDMNKLHIEPDHMILSGGPATAFLNCRASIDEPQGFLLEFDGDVDLISVMVPICLPFKSNCIGVLEFILGQLDLAEFLFYTVEAIKKAGLDVFYVQHLIPYKTISGLEVTKDKIEEALKFVCQSHKLALAQVWIPYEEDKNNVPFSYSLDDTQTKRLLAIKLTGYLYAEADEHDDFEPYFRFGDVTSLPIGGEFHLVTLHDFKSRYFSMLHSDMLVDWGNRSCIPPTSALTICLRSNDTADLNYVFEFLWKTRQSNYVNLSEAILLTLKWCLPRFKFASGAELGDGLDAILVESSTDDEDDEIVESSTDDVDDEIGVFQEKRSSPMPKATEKGKKPMVVDPIVPSKVKCKTTPTEVTLEDIGKHYGKTQKEAAKILEISESTVKRILRKNGVKNWPRPTSVKRRKANDSSIIQIDANERDNGAIQEPSTININQNELTIKAGLAESMIKFRIPISQATFVTVQKEIGRRFNLSLGTYQLEYRDEVDDWILLRTDEEMGHCIDSSRKSISKEVRLRVVPFTQPMSGPGGSLGTFFV, encoded by the exons ATGATTCCAGAATTAGAGCTCTCCGAGTTCCTTCAAATCTTTTCTCCAATCTCTCTTCATCATAGGGAACGTAAATCTGATAAAAATCCATGGGTTTTTTGGAGGGAATCTGAAGGATGTGAAAATAATTCATCGTCGG CTGATCTTGCCACTACTCCCATgtttcatgaaatgatcaaatcTGCACTTTCTAATACTAAAAGTTACAGCGGCTTCTTTGTTCAGTTCTGGGCACCTGTAACAATAGACAGCAGACGGCTACTTTCAACTTCAGATCAACCATTTGCCGTCATGGATCTTTCCAACAACTTCGCCATGCGTAGACTACATTCTGAGAAGTTTAAATATAATATTGATATGAATAAGCTTCACATTGAACCGGACCACATGATCTTAAGTGGTGGACCCGCCACTGCTTTCCTCAATTGTCGGGCGTCTATAGATGAACCCCAGGGGTTTCTGTTGGAATTTGATGGTGATGTTGACTTGATATCTGTTATGGTTCCTATTTGTTTGCCTTTCAAAAGCAATTGTATTGGTGTTCTCGAGTTTATTTTGGGACAACTTGACTTGGCGGAGTTTCTTTTTTACACAGTTGAGGCAATAAAG AAAGCTGGTCTGGATGTGTTTTATGTACAACATCTTATACCATACAAG ACTATAAGTGGTCTTGAAGTTACCAAGGACAAGATTGAAGAGGCACTAAAGTTCGTTTGTCAATCACATAAGTTAGCACTAGCTCAAGTTTGGATCCCTTATGAGGAGGATAAAAATAATGTGCCTTTTTCATATTCTTTGGATGACACTCAAACAAAGCGATTGTTAGCGATCAAATTGACTGGTTATCTTTATGCTGAGGCAGATGAACATGATGATTTTGAGCCATACTTTAGATTTGGTGATGTAACTTCTCTTCCAATAGGGGGTGAATTTCATTTGGTGACACTTCACGATTTTAAATCACGGTATTTTTCTATGCTTCATTCAGATATGCTCGTAGATTGGGGGAATAGGTCTTGTATTCCTCCAACTAGTGCTCTTACAATATGCTTGAGGAGTAATGACACCGCTGATCTTAATTACGTTTTTGAGTTCTTATGGAAGACCAGACAATCAAACTATGTTAACCTTTCGGAGGCTATACTCTTAACATTGAAATGGTGTTTGCCCAGATTCAAGTTTGCTTCTGGTGCAGAACTAGGTGACGGTTTAGATGCTATTCTTGTTGAGAGTTCTACAGATGATGAAGACGATGAAATTGTTGAGAGTTCTACAGATGATGTGGACGATGAAATTGGTGTTTTCCAAGAAAAAAGATCATCACCGATGCCGAAAGCAACAGAAAAAGGAAAGAAACCAATGGTTGTGGACCCCATAGTACCTTCAAAGGTGAAGTGCAAGACGACTCCAACAGAAGTAACTCTTGAAGACATTGGGAAACATTATGGAAAAACCCAAAAGGAAGCTGCAAAAATCCTAGAAA TATCTGAATCTACTGTGAAACGAATCTTGAGAAAAAATGGCGTCAAGAATTGGCCAAGACCGACTTCTGTGAAGAGGAGGAAGGCAAATGATTCGTCCATTATTCAAATCGACGCAAATGAAAGAGACAATGGGGCAATTCAGGAGCCATCAACCATCAATATAAACCAAAATGAGCTAACTATAAAAGCAGGGCTAGCTGAATCTATGATCAAATTCCGTATCCCTATCTCGCAAGCAACCTTTGTGACTGTTCAAAAAGAAATTGGTAGGAGGTTCAATTTGAGTCTTGGGACTTATCAGCTCGAGTATCGTGATGAAGTTGATGATTGGATACTACTAAGAACTGATGAAGAAATGGGACATTGTATCGACAGTTCGAGAAAATCAATATCAAAAGAAGTTCGATTGCGTGTGGTACCATTTACACAACCAATGTCCGGTCCTGGTGGTTCCTTAGGAACCTTTTTTGTTTAA